The genomic stretch GCTGTTAGCTGTAACACAATTACTCTCCATGAAATTTGCAAATCTCATAACTTTTATTGCCAATCTTACACAAAATGCTACTAAATTTGGTTGTAAATATGGGCTTCTGTTGTGAACTCCCAACAAGGTATCTCTTCATCTCTTCTTCTACCATCCTCTTCAATGTATCACTGATGTCACCTAATGCCCAAGCTATGGATATATGCGGGCGTGGATCCTGCAATCACGTGCAATAATTTATGTTTGTGCGATAATAAGAAAAGTGTTAACCAAAATTATGAATGCTGGATAAATGGTAGAGAAGAAGATAGAGCTTTTGGTTCTCTGATCTAACCTTGTAAAATTCGGGAAGATTGTGAAGCCTATACACCTCATTAACAGCTTGAATCTGTTTTGTTATCTAGATCACGAGAATcaaaataagtttaatttcctCCTAATTTGTATGCAATAAATTGTCAAGAAATCAAGACAGGATAGAAATAGGAAGCTAAGATTGAATTTGTATTGTTGATACTCTGAAAAACACTCAACAGTAGTGCAAGGGTAAAAACTGAAGGGGTATATTTGCGAATGAATTgtacaaaagtaaaacaaaagagagGCAACAAAAGCAAATAGGTTGGGATTTCAAGAGTCAAATGAAACCAGTTAAAGATATAACAAAACTAAACAATCAACTAGGTTATTACAGGCTGTCAGTCATACCTCAAATAAGCCTCCTTTGACAACTTCCAACGACAGAAAAGTGCGAGTGCAATCATCATTCACAAAAATCTCCCATTTGTCGAAATTTATCCAATACCTGTTTTCGTTCCAAAGCAAGGGTTTAGACATTTGTAGAAGTTTAAAAACGTTGATCGATCATAAGCTGAGGTGCATATACTGTTATACACGCACACACATCACATCACAGAAGCCACCGCCATACCTCTTCTGAGATTGCAGCCTCTGAcgaagcatcgagactattgaGTTGATCTGGTGTACACGAACGGGAACAGTCCTTCCCAAACTTATATGAAATTCCCTACCTAAGGCAACTTGCTCAAGCTTACTGTTGTCTCTCACCAAACTACTTAAAGGTACATCAACATCAACAACATTAAGACCGGGAACAAGAGCCGTGACCCTTTCCAAAAACTGAGCCAACTCCTTCCTCGATGCAGATGGTATATGAACTATAATGGCAAACTCAGTATCAAAACCAATAAACATCTCTCTGTGATGACTAAACAACATAAAAATATGTTCTTTGTATGTATTCCATTTCCAAAGTTATCCATTCAGTTGAAAATGACAATGCAAATCAAGATACTCCACATAACCTGAAGGCTATTACTATTTACTAAACTGTCAtcaataaattatgtataaCACAGATGAAGTACtacatctgtcccattttatctgttatacttactattcattctTCAAATTTACCTGGAATGTAAACATGAAGAGCATAATTGCCTTCTACATGAGGGAAGCTTCTAACTCGATTGACTTGACTGCTTTGCAAGTAATCAAACGAACCTTCACGGACAAAAGATCGAACATTTGGTGAGCAGCTACAGAGTAACACATTAACATAGCACAAACGCATTTACACGCGGTTCTGTAAGctaagtatgtaaattatggttGAGAAATAAGTTTACCCAATGAACTGGGCGTGTCAAGAAGAGAGACAGGAGGCGGCGGCAGAGGCGTGAATGTCTCCGCGGCGATGGAAGTAGAAGTGGAGGGCGGAGGAAGAGTGGGATCGGATTCCgagtcagaatcagaagaaaCGTCGCCGTATGAGGCTTTCAAGGCATCCATCTTCTAACTTTTCCCGTTCTTTCCGTGCGTTCCTCAATCGTCACTGATCCATTGCAGCTAGAAGCTGAGCAGCTCCCCTGTACTTCCGAGTTCTGAGttcttgaaaattcaattaattggtaaTTTGGCCTCCAGTTTTGGTAAATTTCAAGGAGACCATATAAGTTTTGATAATTTACATTTTGACctctataaattttatttttcgtacatgaaaaaataaacaaCATTAAATCGATTACAAAGGTTTTAATTTGGTGGTGAagtataatttacaaaaaatatagGGACCATATTTTCAAGCAGTAGTTCGGGCTGGGCCTCCTCTTACATTGGCCCATAAATTTAAATTCCTCCGGGATGAACAACCGGAGGGAAAACCAGACGACAAAATCAAACTCTCCTTCCGACCGCCCGCATTTTTTTCCGGCATTTGGAGGCTGTATAATTGATCCGTATAGACCATAGGGGGTACTGGATATGAATGGAAGTATAAGAGGCAAGGAAAATGAGGTAGGCGATAATGGCGGATTAACGGCGGAGCAAAAGGCTCGAATCTCCCAAAAATTCAGAGCTGCCAAGGCACTTCTCGCTCGCAAAAGGCCCCGCGATGCTTCCGATCATCAATACCCGCAAAAGTGAGTAATCAATAGAGCTTTCGTGGAGCAATAAAGGGGTTTTTCCCTGCTATAACAGTTCCTTTGGTTGCCCTGAAATGTAGGCCGCGGAGGCAGCATTAATGGCTTATTAGATTGTTAATTGAGCTGAAAGTACATGATGATAATGGGTTATCCATTCATTAATGGCTTAGTAGATTGTTAATTGAGCTGAAAGTACATGATGATATTGGTTTATCAATGCATTAATGGCTTAGTAGATTGTCAATTGAGCTGAAAATACATGATGATATTGGTTTATCATCTCTGAAGAAAATCTGAAAATTAGTTTGGTTTGTTGTTGGGGTTCTAATAATTAACAAATCCTGCTGCGTTACACGGCAGAAATTTTATGTTGCTGTTTAATATCAGGGTTTTAACTCTTGAAGCTTATCAGTATTGAGTACGTCTATATAGATAAAAACCAATATTTAATTGTGAATTTACCTAAAAGTTATCTAAcattttagttttatatttttgtttgtttgttttgtggGGGTTGGGGGTCTggatatcaattatcaataatgcatttgaagcttttttttttgtgtcagTTTGAAAATAAAGTGCTTGTTTGTTATTTGAATATGATTGCTAAACTTGACAAGTTTATCTAATGTGCTTCATACTTGTGGTTGTTAGAGATGACAATGGTAGGAGAAGTGGACATCCAGATCACTTGGGTGGCATTAGAAGGATTCCTCTTTCTGAGGTTTCTATGAACACATCTTCACCTATGTCTGAGAAGGGTTCGAATTCAAAGCTGATTGATCATAGTAGCAGTGTACACTGTTTGGATGGTTCCTATGGCTATGCTGTTAAAACGATAAGAGAGACTGGACAACATTTGGCATTATTTAGAACTcctgaaaaacaaaataaatctaGCACTGAACAGTGTTTTGGTAGTTCATCCAGCAACAGAACTGGATTAACTGCTGTTAGTATCCATGAAAAAGCAGGTATTTCAGTGGAATGCAATGTTGGGTTGCATTCATGTATTACTCCGGTGAGGCAACCTTGCTTCTCTAATTTGAGTGGGCCATACCTATTATCCAGTATGCTAGGTGATGATTTTGATGAATCTATTTTGGAGGACATTGATGCTTTGTGCGAGCACAAGTCAGCTGAAAGTGCCAAGAGAGAGAAGCCCTGTAATAATCAGGAGGAAAATCAACATGCTCACAAAAGTATTGGGAAGGATAACTTAGGTGCAAAAGTCAATGCAGATGAAAGCACAATGGTTGAACGCATTCTGACTTTAGCTGATCAAGTGTCTGAAGCAAAATGTTTGATTGGCAGTGACACTGACAAGGAGAGCTTGAATCCTGGTGGTTCAGGTCAAAACTTAGAACTTGAATGTGTTTTGACTTCAAGCAGAGATCAAGAATGCAAAGAAGAAGAGCCAAAGAGTTCTGAGGCTATGTATATTAGGAGCATGCCTGAGGAATATGCAAAGTACATAAGAGCTCTGAATGACAAGCAGCAGGAAGCTGCCTGCACTGACATTTCAGTCCCATTGATTATCGTTGCTGGACCAGGAAGTGGAAAGGTCTCTCTCTCGCTGTTTTCTTCACCTTTTGAGTTTGAATTATCTTTATGTTCCTTAACTATGACTTGCTTTCTCTGGTTTTGGGTGTCAGACATCTACAATGGTAGGACGTGTCTTGATGCTGCTGCATGAGGTAGTACTATAATACATAAACACTTAGTTGTTACATATTAGCTTTGGTTCCTACCTCTCTGTTGTTCTTTGAAAATTATAGGGCATTGGTCCATCCAACATTCTGGCCATGACATTCACTACAGCAGCAGCTTCTGAAATGAGAGAGCGAATTGGGGCAGTTACTGGGAAATCAGCAGCAAAAGAGCTAACCATTAGCACATTTCATTCATTCTCTCTGCAACTCTGCCGTTTACATGCAGAGAAGTATGTATTTGCTAtgctttcaaaataaaaaaagtatggACTttctacaatttttaaaaagtgtgtACTTCACAAACTTGTAGAAGAGTGACTATTTAATTGACATCGCATAATAGATTGATGCTCTGTTTGTGTATCACTGCTTCATTCATAAGACTAACAGGAACGGAAAGGCTGGTTACCTCTTAAAAAAGCACAGTAAAGAAAACTCTATTTTCACTTTTGAGTATGAGTCTATTATGGAATCATAGTAATAGAAATTCGACAATGTTTCAAAGAGATACGACCTTAAGAATGAATTTAGCTATGTTGGTAGACAGGTGTGTCCCATTGTGAATATTAGTAAATACACAGTAGaactttta from Ipomoea triloba cultivar NCNSP0323 chromosome 12, ASM357664v1 encodes the following:
- the LOC115999791 gene encoding U6 snRNA phosphodiesterase, whose amino-acid sequence is MDALKASYGDVSSDSDSESDPTLPPPSTSTSIAAETFTPLPPPPVSLLDTPSSLGSFDYLQSSQVNRVRSFPHVEGNYALHVYIPVHIPSASRKELAQFLERVTALVPGLNVVDVDVPLSSLVRDNSKLEQVALGREFHISLGRTVPVRVHQINSIVSMLRQRLQSQKRYWINFDKWEIFVNDDCTRTFLSLEVVKGGLFEITKQIQAVNEVYRLHNLPEFYKDPRPHISIAWALGDISDTLKRMVEEEMKRYLVGSSQQKPIFTTKFSSILCKIGNKSYEICKFHGE